One Hordeum vulgare subsp. vulgare chromosome 4H, MorexV3_pseudomolecules_assembly, whole genome shotgun sequence DNA window includes the following coding sequences:
- the LOC123448831 gene encoding probable glycosyltransferase 5, which produces MVKPWPMEGACNARRRTAPLASDSIAMMAEQHDGKPANDLRWRPHYGCPARGSTTIPLVFLLLLTGALFLILGPSNSVLTLPSLRVVFSNPIHIATAAPPPPAPAPAAANASDEDIGLPPPRQLTDPPYSLGRTILDYDARRSAWLAAHPEFPARVPPTGRPRVLMVTGSAPSRCPDPDGDHLLLRAFKNKADYCRVHGLEVYYNTAFLDAEMTGFWAKLPLLRSLMLAHPEVELLWWVDSDAVFTDMRFELPWERYAAHNLVLHGWEAKVYEEKNWVGVNTGSILIRNCQWSLDLLHAMAPMGPRGPVRDMYGELFARELSGRPPFEADDQSALIYLLVTQRERWGDKVFFENSYELNGFWELIVDRYEELQRKGAWPLVTHFVGCKPCRRYADSYPVDRCRLGMERAFNFADDQILKLYGFGHESLNGTAVQRVRNETGGPLDAEDEALGRLLHPTFRGT; this is translated from the coding sequence ATGGTTAAACCATGGCCGATGGAAGGTGCGTGCAACGCGCGGCGCCGGACAGCTCCTCTGGCTAGCGATAGCATAGCAATGATGGCGGAGCAGCACGACGGGAAGCCGGCCAACGACCTGCGCTGGCGGCCGCACTACGGCTGCCCGGCAAGGGGGAGCACGACCATCCCCCTCGTCTTCCTTCTCTTGCTCACCGGCGCGCTGTTCCTCATCCTCGGCCCGAGCAACTCCGTCCTCACCCTCCCCAGCCTCCGCGTCGTGTTCAGCAACCCCATCCACATTGCCACCGCAGCTCCGCCACCGCCAGCGCCGGCCCCCGCAGCCGCCAACGCGAGCGACGAGGACATCGGCCTCCCGCCGCCCCGGCAGCTCACCGACCCGCCCTACTCGCTGGGCCGCACCATCCTGGACTACGACGCGCGCCGGTCCGCGTGGCTCGCCGCGCACCCGGAGTTCCCCGCGCGGGTGCCGCCCACGGGCCGGCCGCGGGTGCTGATGGTGACCGGGTCCGCGCCTTCACGGTGCCCCGACCCGGACGGCGACCACCTGCTGCTGCGCGCGTTCAAGAACAAGGCGGACTACTGCCGCGTGCACGGCCTCGAGGTGTACTACAACACGGCGTTCCTGGACGCGGAGATGACCGGGTTCTGGGCGAAGCTGCCGCTGCTGCGGTCGCTGATGCTGGCGCACCCGGAGGTGGAGCTCCTGTGGTGGGTGGACTCGGACGCGGTGTTCACTGACATGCGGTTCGAGCTGCCGTGGGAGCGCTACGCGGCGCACAACCTGGTGCTCCACGGCTGGGAGGCCAAGGTGTACGAGGAGAAGAACTGGGTGGGCGTCAACACCGGCAGCATCCTCATCCGCAACTGCCAGTGGTCGCTCGACCTCCTCCACGCGATGGCGCCCATGGGGCCCCGCGGCCCCGTGCGCGACatgtacggcgagctcttcgccaGGGAGCTCTCGGGCCGCCCGCCGTTCGAGGCCGACGACCAGTCGGCGCTCATCTACCTGCTCGTCACGCAGCGGGAGAGGTGGGGGGACAAGGTCTTCTTCGAGAACTCGTACGAGCTCAACGGCTTCTGGGAGCTCATCGTGGACAGGTACGAGGAGCTGCAGCGGAAGGGCGCATGGCCGCTCGTGACGCACTTCGTCGGGTGCAAGCCGTGCCGGCGGTACGCCGACAGCTATCCGGTGGACCGCTGCCGGCTCGGGATGGAGCGCGCGTTCAACTTCGCCGACGACCAGATACTGAAGCTGTATGGGTTCGGGCACGAGTCGCTCAACGGCACCGCCGTGCAGCGCGTCAGGAATGAGACCGGCGGGCCGCTGGACGCGGAGGACGAGGCGCTCGGTCGGCTGTTGCACCCCACGTTCAGGGGAACGTAG
- the LOC123450584 gene encoding uncharacterized protein LOC123450584, with amino-acid sequence MDFRNHQPSANATAISMAHLDFPSEMLEDIDSVNQVMSADFPSEAPIDIDMREIYFLIMHFLSHGPFKRAVGELCNELLEHQLLPRRYHPWYSRGGFHSGEENDDGVSLPLGYLKLVERYPHIGKDHLAKLLKQLMTSSCRTDSLVRDGSPNAADVPTLLGSNSFSLLASARCRQDKETLRLPKYLRWPHMHADQVHGLGLREIGGFTKNHRAPSVLASCYAIAKPSTFVEKMQIIKRLRGHQNAAYCATFDCTGCYVITGSDDCLVKIWAMETAFCLASCRGHEGDITDLTVSSNNAVVASSSNDFIIRVWRIPDGMPMSVLKGHTGAVTTIAFSPRPGAAFQLLSPNREANFKKRPNKEFSLKAVANLGRKWRVGSTSKTLLNGAPGPAIWHRRGLRQGDPLSPQLFVLAVDTLGRLLHRATELGILQQLHPRRSIPVVSLYADDVILFCHPSRGDIEAVKSILQLFGRASGLQVNFLKSSATLIRCDPVAATPVVDLLGCPIVDLPITYLGIPLTIRRPTAAQLQPVVDRTADMLPCWKARLMNKAGRLAFVKAVLSAIPIHQLLVLAPPKKTVKALVKIQRGFLWAGRADANGGNCHVNWQRVARPISLGGLGVRDLERSGLALRTCWLWFSRTDNARAWSGLDLQFSAEERDFFFASTTMQLGNGQQHRRKLRTVADGLQAHNWARDIHGVLGIQEVGQYLQLWHKIEHTTLYNEPDHLLWKWTASGTYTAQSAYKATFHGSMSCDAWKLTWKCWAPPRVRFFHWLAQLDRCWTADRLARRGLQHPPRCPLCDQEPETMHHLLLDCPFSRQVWHEALAWLRMPCHPPDGEESLNAWWTTARQTTPKLMRKGLASMTLLVPWMTWKHRNGCVFDRGPPRPLETQLAPYRRNIQDLLCDSGMIPYPEPFQSMYQKHRLGTLGIEWRPPSVHFAVGPTYDATTGEYQTIPVIDPDRWEPLPEITDFIELEPENEVISDDTDSEYNGMDDYSSEGEQEFWGGHSSGASYSSPEIDVSNHNSTANLRRSRRKKKRSDADLITSSDRRVTKRNLDGHSVATPSRPHRGRKSKTVRSTKRKRSPKYRGLRPQRRATHSTHSFFSNIKTSTEEEDGSASSLSDSGLNTESTEAEQSAWHGLPRLGRETNQYDSEDVTRPSQFTETKGKNSANSRKLILRMPRRDLKTQLPSESANPELPPHYRVLSLPAARYKDAEPELAFEPGSSSACKSEPALASGLHDVCTVHSNDAIKVGELKLRSSKQFKFGDSSSGDMWVSSNNALSQDVDGSGSHKTPHQYDNGIQQTVEQNIQKRQRAIYLDSIHENHNTDDYSEGHLPGKEWIADNKNTHLEEENNMEHKQQFHSTRSISFKLKLSRPRGFADGASSSDKSKTSAVGSDINYVKVSMQHDEASATSQHRSSGFPSVSRSFQDFESAKTYGAVCKMSEPSKHKTKLGSDAFGNEHSTSVSNDDGGHQPPDCSPIAPTGSLRRNKRRSRAYTDYGRGRGAISHVQSSSLEAATSGRRIVANVREVMWGSTSKTADIKSAMNKRESCHFPDTHLLEKKHQVSRYPWLMLLEHEDIYRYIPQLGDEVMYLRQGHEEYVNEVKSLENCPSNWIKSLKAAELCKIKGLDYKPDRGSGESCCELTIKFIDHTSSGFGKEFVITLRELVTFPDFLVERTWFEATTTYNWSVADRCKVWWMGVGEDGGSWWEGRVLDIRPRSPDFPESPWEKYIIQYENDGSEHPHSPWEVHDANNPLVSWKRPHIAPSTRNKLLSAVTGLQEKSLRNQDRYGVMKLDTAAGKSDFINRFPVQFSIEVIRARLQSDYYRTLEAVKHDVSVMLANAKSYFSNSCEMTKKIRKLSEWIQDKILSL; translated from the exons ATGGATTTTAGAAATCATCAACCTTCTGCAAATGCAACCGCTATTAGTATGGCCCACCTGGATTTTCCTAGCGAAATGCTTGAGGATATTGATTCTGTGAATCAAGTGATGTCAGCAGATTTTCCATCGGAGGCTCCTATTGATATTGATATGAGGGAAATTTACTTTCTCATTATGCATTTTTTATCACATGGTCCATTTAAACGGGCCGTTGGAGAGCTGTGCAATGAACTTCTGGAGCATCAGCTGTTACCTAGAAGATATCATCCTTGGTATTCACGTGGTGGTTTTCATAGtggcgaagaaaatgatgatggtgTATCACTCCCTTTGGGTTACCTAAAGCTAGTTGAGAG ATACCCCCACATTGGTAAAGACCACTTGGCGAAGCTGTTAAAGCAACTGATGACGAGTTCCTGCCGCACAGACAGCTTGGTTAGAGATGGGTCTCCAAATGCTGCTGATGTTCCAACGCTTCTTGGCTCCAACTCCTTTTCCCTTCTTGCAT CTGCTAGGTGCAGGCAAGATAAGGAAACTCTCAGGCTGCCGAAGTACCTCCGGTGGCCACACATGCATGCTGATCAAGTTCATGGTTTAGGTTTGAGAGAGATTGGTGGTTTCACTAAGAACCATCGAGCTCCTTCTGTACTTGCATCATGCTATGCCATTGCAAAGCCATCTACCTTTGTTGAAAAGATGCAGATTATAAAGAGATTGAGGGGACATCAAAATGCTGCGTATTGTG CTACTTTTGACTGCACAGGATGTTATGTTattactggttctgatgattgccTTGTCAAAATTTGGGCGATGGAAACAGCATTTTGTCTGGCTAGTTGCCGAGGCCATGAA GGTGATATTACTGACCTCACTGTGAGTTCCAATAATGCCGTGGTAGCATCTTCCTCCAATGATTTCATTATTAGAGTG TGGCGCATACCTGACGGCATGCCAATGTCAGTGTTGAAGGGCcatactggggctgtaacaactaTTGCATTTAGTCCAAGGCCAGGTGCTGCTTTCCAGCTATTGTC GCCAAATAGGGAAGCAAACTTTAAGAAAAGGCCAAATAAGGAATTCTCTCTTAAAGCAGTGGCGAATCTAGGACGCAAATGGAGGGTAGGTTCAACTTCAAAGACGCTCTTAAACGGCGCGCCTGGCCCCGCCATCTGGCACCGCCGCGGTCTACGGCAAGGTGATCCTCTGTCACCCCAGCTCTTCGTCCTCGCGGTGGACACCCTAGGGCGCCTGCTGCACCGTGCCACTGAGCTCGGCATCCTACAACAACTGCACCCCCGCCGCTCAATTCCCGTTGTCTCGCTCTACGCCGACGACGTGATTCTCTTCTGCCACCCCTCGCGCGGCGACATCGAGGCGGTAAAGAGCATCCTGCAACTCTTCGGGCGCGCATCTGGACTCCAGGTTAACTTCTTGAAGAGCTCTGCCACGTTGATTCGCTGCGACCCTGTCGCGGCCACGCCCGTTGTCGACCTGCTTGGGTGCCCCATTGTGGACCTGCCCATCACCTATCTGGGCATCCCATTGACAATCCGGCGCCCAACTGCAGCCCAGCTACAGCCCGTCGTTGACAGGACCGCCGACATGCTCCCGTGCTGGAAGGCGCGCCTCATGAACAAGGCTGGTCGCCTCGCATTTGTTAAAGCTGTCCTGAGCGCGATCCCTATTCACCAGCTACTCGTGCTCGCGCCGCCGAAGAAGACAGTCAAAGCGCTGGTGAAGATCCAGCGAGGGTTCCTATGGGCAGGGCGCGCTGATGCCAATGGCGGCAACTGCCATGTCAATTGGCAGCGTGTCGCGCGCCCAATCTCATTGGGTGGCCTCGGCGTCCGTGACCTGGAGCGCTCCGGCCTTGCGCTGCGCACGTGCTGGCTGTGGTTCAGCCGCACTGATAACGCCAGAGCATGGAGTGGCCTCGACCTGCAATTCTCGGCGGAGGAACGcgacttcttcttcgcctccaccaccATGCAGCTCGGCAACGGCCAGCAG CACCGGCGCAAGCTACGGACCGTGGCCGACGGGCTGCAAGCTCACAATTGGGCACGAGATATCCATGGCGTGCTTGGGATCCAAGAGGTTGGCCAATACCTACAGCTATGGCACAAGATCGAGCACACAACACTCTACAATGAGCCTGATCACCTGCTATGGAAGTGGACTGCAAGCGGCACTTATACCGCGCAATCGGCCTACAAAGCTACCTTCCACGGCTCCATGTCATGCGATGCCTGGAAGCTCACCTGGAAATGTTGGGCGCCACCGCGCGTCCGATTCTTCCACTGGCTCGCCCAGCTCGATCGCTGCTGGACGGCTGACCGGCTAGCCAGAAGAGGGTTACAGCATCCCCCACGGTGCCCCCTATGCGACCAGGAACCAGAAACCATGCACCACCTCCTCCTCGACTGCCCATTCTCCCGGCAGGTTTGGCACGAGGCCCTGGCCTGGCTGAGGATGCCCTGTCACCCACCCGATGGCGAGGAATCACTCAATGCTTGGTGGACCACCGCGAGGCAGACTACGCCGAAGCTGATGCGCAAAGGCCTCGCATCCATGACCCTGCTCGTGCCTTGGATGACATGGAAGCACAGGAATGGCTGCGTGTTTGACAGAGGTCCCCCTCGACCACTG GAAACACAACTTGCACCTTATAGGAGAAATATTCAAGACCTTTTGTGCGACTCGG GTATGATACCGTACCCAGAGCCTTTTCAGAGCATGTACCAGAAACACCGGTTAGGCACCCTGGGTATTGAATGGCGACCTCCCTCTGTACATTTTGCTGTTGGGCCCACTTATGATGCAACCACTGGCGAGTACCAAACCATCCCAGTTATTGATCCAGATAGGTGGGAACCACTTCCAGAGATAACAGACTTCATCGAGCTTGAACCAGAAAATGAAGTGATCTCTGATGATACTGATTCCGAGTACAATGGAATGGATGACTATTCTAGTGAAGGAGAACAGGAGTTTTGGGGTGGTCATTCTTCTGGTGCTTCATACTCAAGTCCAGAGATTGATGTATCTAATCATAACAGTACTGCTAATCTCCGCAGAtctagaagaaagaagaaaagatcTGAT GCTGatcttattacttcatctgatcGGCGAGTTACGAAAAGAAATTTGGATGGGCATAGTGTGGCTACACCGTCAAGGCCACATAGAGGTAGGAAGTCTAAGACTGTACGTTCTACCAAAAGGAAAAGATCTCCTAAATATAGGGGACTGCGACCTCAAAGACGTGCTACTCACAGCACACATAGTTTTTTCTCGAATATTAAAACTTCAACAGAAGAGGAAGATGGATCAGCGAGCAGTCTTTCAGACAGCGGACTGAACACAGAAAGCACTGAAGCTGAGCAGTCAGCGTGGCATGGCCTGCCAAGACTTGGTAGAGAGACCAACCAATATGATTCCGAAGATGTTACCCGACCTTCTCAGTTCACTGAAACTAAGGGAAAAAATTCTGCAAACAGTAGAAAACTGATTCTGAGGATGCCACGCCGTGATCTAAAAACTCAGCTTCCTTCAGAAAGTGCAAATCCAGAACTCCCACCTCACTATAGAGTGCTGTCACTTCCAGCAGCCAGATACAAAGATGCTGAGCCGGAACTAGCTTTTGAGCCTGGAAGCTCCTCTGCTTGCAAGTCTGAACCAGCTCTGGCCTCTGGTCTACATGATGTGTGTACTGTTCACAGTAATGACGCAATCAAAGTGGGTGAGCTTAAGCTGCGATCTTCAAAGCAATTCAAGTTCGGGGACTCTTCTTCAGGAGACATGTGGGTCTCTTCAAATAATGCACTTTCACAGGATGTTGATGGGTCTGGTAGTCATAAGACACCTCATCAATATGATAATGGCATCCAACAAACGGTTGAGCAGAATATACAAAAAAGACAACGTGCAATTTATCTGGATAGCATCCATGAAAACCACAATACTGATGATTATAGTGAAGGTCATTTACCTGGTAAAGAATGGATAGCTGACAACAAGAATACTCATCTAGAGGAAGAAAATAACATGGAACACAAACAGCAGTTCCACAGCACTCGGTCTATATCCTTTAAACTGAAGTTGTCCAGACCAAGAGGCTTTGCAGATGGAGCAAGTTCATCAGACAAATCGAAGACTAGTGCAGTAGGGAGTGACATCAACTATGTTAAAGTTTCCATGCAGCATGATGAGGCTTCTGCCACCAGTCAACATAGGAGCAGTGGTTTCCCTAGTGTGTCGAGAAGTTTCCAGGACTTTGAATCTGCGAAGACATATGGCGCAGTGTGCAAAATGTCAGAGCCAAGTAAGCACAAGACAAAATTGGGCTCGGATGCCTTTGGAAATGAACATAGTACTTCTGTTTCCAATGATGATGGTGGGCATCAACCTCCAGACTGCAGTCCTATTGCACCTACTGGTAGTTTACGAAGAAACAAAAGGAGGTCACGTGCATACACTGATTATGGTAGAGGAAGGGGTGCAATCTCTCATGTGCAAAGTTCTTCCCTCGAAGCAGCAACTAGTGGGAGACGAATTGTTGCAAATGTGCGTGAAGTAATGTGGGGATCAACATCAAAGACTGCTGATATAAAGTCTGCTATGAACAAAAGAGAGAGTTGCCACTTTCCTGATACACATCTATTGGAGAAAAAGCACCAAGTATCAAGGTATCCGTGGTTGATGTTGCTAGAGCATGAAGATATCTACCGTTATATTCCTCAACTTGGCGATGAGGTTATGTACTTGCGACAG GGCCATGAAGAATATGTTAATGAAGTGAAATCATTGGAGAATTGCCCATCGAATTGGATCAAAAGCCTTAAAGCTGCCGAGCTTTGCAAAATTAAGGGTCTTGATTACAAGCCAGATAGAGGGTCTGGTGAAAGCTGCTGTGAATTAACTATTAAATTCATTGATCACACTTCAAGCGGATTTGGCAAAGAGTTTGTAATCACATTGCGTGAGCTAGTTACGTTCCCTGATTTTCTTGTGGAAAGAACATGGTTTGAAGCTACTACCACGTATAACTGGAGCGTCGCTGATAGGTGCAAAGTTTGGTGGATGGGTGTGGGAGAGGATGGAGGAAGTTGGTGGGAGGGACGAGTATTGGACATAAGACCCAGGTCACCTGATTTTCCTGAGAGCCCTTGGGAGAAATATATCATACAGTACGAAAATGATGGTTCTGAACATCCGCATAGCCCCTGGGAGGTGCATGATGCTAATAACCCATTGGTTTCATGGAAGCGTCCACATATCGCTCCCAGTACCAGGAACAAATTATTATCAGCAGTTACCGGTTTACAGGAAAAGTCTCTCAGAAATCAG GATCGCTATGGTGTTATGAAGTTAGATACTGCTGCAGGAAAATCAGATTTCATAAACAG GTTCCCTGTCCAATTCTCCATTGAGGTGATCAGAGCAAGACTACAGAGCGATTACTACAGAACTCTGGAGGCTGTCAAACATGATGTCTCTGTGATGCTTGCCAATGCCAAGTCTTATTTTTCAAATAGCTGCGAAATGACCAAAAAGATCCGCAAGCTATCTGAGTGGATCCAAGATAAGATTCTATCACTATAG